Proteins from a single region of Chryseomicrobium sp. FSL W7-1435:
- the addA gene encoding helicase-exonuclease AddAB subunit AddA: MIPIMPTSETWTAAQWQAIWERDADILVSAAAGSGKTAVLIRRLIERITDQHQPIGVDELLVVTFTNAAAAEMRHRLAEAIEKAIQLNPESKHLRQQLHLLNKANISTLHSFCLQIIRQYGYLLDIDPGFRLANENESALLQEDALEEIIEEAYEADQDAMYRLADSFSSDRSDQALEHLIRQLYHYARVHPNPHEWLEAIVEAYSLQEDMTVDDLPYTVGVKQAILYRVQTARAQNTLLKSLAESSSGLEALVTTALVDEDILHVAEEKVQTATWDDLYAFFSQFKWATAKAVRGDYDEDLKQQLQSIRNQYKADITAIKDDYFARRPERLLDEIRMMHPVIQTLVNRVEEFAARYEEKKSQRSLLDFSDLEHKAYAILVQPDRHQPSEVALSYRRKFKEVLVDEYQDINLLQEGIIQLVKSGGEADGNMFMVGDVKQSIYRFRLAEPMLFLNKYERFKATTTSGTAIDLNANFRSRKEVVDGINYIFEQIMGKDVGEITYDEEASLKQGAPYNDVLQPIEVHIFQKGAEQEEELTKARAEAEWTARKIKELIDTEKEVYDPWTKATRKAQYRDCVILMRSMTWTPEFIEVFKQYKIPFHVETKTGFYEAIEIQWMLELLKIIDNPYQDIPLVAVLRSPMIGMTDEELAQLRAVDKKCPFYDLLQNSHAQASLSSKMQSKIQQFLVLHQAWQKKSQSGPLVDIIWSIYQDTYLLEQVATMPAGSQRQSNLHMLLDQAEQFEQTSYRGVFRFLRFIERIRNRGDDVGEARAISDRENVVRILTIHASKGLEFPFVFLPGMARGFNQMDFKENYLFDQHDGIAVKAIDPELRIAYHSLPFIALKERKLLEAKSEEMRILYVAMTRAREKLFMTLSVTSVDSAIDKWVSVGFAQSDEPVPPFIRSNANSYWEWLGPAWLRLPDFQQLVGIQTSSLKPLPGNWSFELHTMASEMEEQDFTGEENSSDTITSQTNHQLKEQFDATYAYELAIKKTAKQTVSELKRLQTYEASEEDYFAVSTLQVSDDEWEIPSFMNQEKSFSATTRGTVYHSVFQHLPLDKSFNVDAYLNTLVEREIITTNEKTLIDLQHIEAFLKSSLKEELDAAKQIYREQPFTFAMKDERGDYQIVQGVIDLFFEDQSGQWHLLDFKTDALSAYRKEPEQAFAKLKERYAVQMNLYAQALEEILAIKLASRLIYSVPYHQTIKM, from the coding sequence ATGATACCAATTATGCCTACTTCAGAAACGTGGACGGCTGCACAGTGGCAAGCAATTTGGGAAAGAGATGCAGACATATTGGTTTCAGCTGCTGCGGGATCTGGTAAAACTGCCGTCTTGATTCGTCGTTTGATTGAAAGGATCACGGATCAGCACCAACCCATAGGTGTAGATGAACTGTTAGTTGTTACATTCACTAATGCAGCAGCAGCCGAGATGCGTCACCGACTTGCAGAAGCGATTGAAAAAGCTATCCAGTTAAATCCTGAGTCTAAACATTTACGCCAACAGTTGCACCTGTTAAATAAAGCGAATATCTCTACCCTCCACTCGTTTTGTCTGCAAATCATTCGACAATATGGTTATTTACTCGATATTGACCCTGGTTTTCGACTGGCCAATGAAAATGAATCGGCTCTACTTCAAGAAGATGCATTGGAAGAGATCATTGAAGAAGCGTATGAAGCAGACCAGGACGCGATGTACCGACTGGCAGATTCCTTTTCTTCCGATCGCTCTGATCAAGCCCTCGAGCATCTCATACGGCAGTTGTATCACTATGCACGCGTTCATCCCAACCCACATGAATGGCTCGAAGCTATTGTGGAGGCATATTCTCTTCAAGAGGACATGACTGTAGATGATCTTCCGTATACAGTGGGTGTTAAGCAAGCGATTTTATATCGTGTTCAAACAGCGCGAGCTCAAAATACACTACTAAAATCATTAGCTGAAAGTAGTAGTGGTTTAGAAGCTCTCGTAACTACCGCATTAGTGGATGAAGATATTTTACATGTCGCTGAAGAGAAAGTTCAAACAGCTACTTGGGATGACCTATATGCTTTTTTTAGTCAATTCAAATGGGCAACAGCTAAAGCTGTTCGCGGCGATTACGATGAAGACTTAAAGCAGCAATTGCAATCTATCCGAAACCAATATAAAGCAGATATTACGGCAATCAAGGATGACTATTTTGCTAGGAGACCGGAACGTTTACTAGATGAAATTCGAATGATGCATCCTGTTATTCAAACTCTGGTAAATCGTGTTGAGGAATTCGCGGCTCGTTACGAGGAGAAAAAATCGCAACGAAGTTTGCTGGATTTCTCAGACCTTGAACATAAGGCCTATGCCATTTTAGTGCAACCGGATCGTCATCAACCATCAGAAGTCGCACTCAGTTATCGTAGAAAGTTCAAAGAAGTGTTAGTAGACGAATACCAAGACATTAATTTGTTACAAGAAGGCATCATTCAACTTGTTAAGAGTGGGGGAGAAGCTGATGGTAACATGTTCATGGTAGGAGACGTCAAACAGTCTATCTATCGCTTTCGTTTAGCAGAACCTATGCTATTTCTAAATAAATATGAACGATTTAAAGCAACTACGACTTCAGGTACTGCTATTGATTTAAATGCCAACTTCCGCAGTAGAAAAGAAGTGGTAGACGGCATTAACTATATTTTTGAACAAATCATGGGGAAAGATGTTGGGGAAATTACCTATGACGAGGAGGCTTCACTAAAGCAGGGAGCACCTTATAATGATGTCCTACAGCCGATAGAAGTTCATATTTTCCAAAAGGGTGCAGAACAAGAAGAAGAACTTACAAAGGCTCGTGCAGAAGCTGAGTGGACAGCTAGGAAAATCAAAGAGTTAATCGACACGGAAAAAGAAGTGTATGATCCTTGGACAAAAGCAACAAGAAAAGCACAATACCGAGATTGTGTTATTCTCATGCGCTCTATGACATGGACTCCAGAGTTTATTGAAGTCTTTAAACAGTATAAAATTCCTTTTCATGTTGAAACCAAAACGGGCTTTTATGAAGCGATAGAAATTCAATGGATGTTAGAGTTGTTGAAAATTATCGATAATCCTTATCAAGATATTCCTCTCGTTGCTGTACTCAGGTCTCCCATGATTGGAATGACGGACGAAGAGTTGGCGCAGTTACGTGCTGTGGATAAAAAATGTCCTTTTTATGATTTGCTTCAAAATAGCCATGCACAAGCTTCTTTAAGTAGTAAGATGCAATCAAAAATTCAGCAATTTTTAGTGCTTCATCAGGCATGGCAAAAGAAGAGCCAGTCAGGACCTTTAGTTGATATTATATGGTCCATTTATCAAGACACTTATTTGCTCGAACAAGTAGCGACCATGCCAGCGGGGAGCCAACGACAATCTAATCTGCATATGCTGTTGGATCAAGCTGAGCAGTTTGAGCAGACTTCCTATAGAGGAGTATTTCGATTCCTACGTTTTATTGAGCGCATTCGCAATCGAGGAGACGACGTGGGAGAAGCTCGTGCTATTAGTGACAGGGAAAACGTCGTTCGTATTTTAACGATTCATGCTTCTAAGGGACTTGAATTCCCGTTTGTTTTTTTACCAGGAATGGCACGTGGATTTAATCAAATGGACTTCAAAGAGAATTATTTATTTGATCAACACGATGGGATCGCTGTAAAAGCCATTGATCCAGAGCTGCGCATTGCCTATCACTCTTTACCATTTATCGCTTTAAAAGAACGAAAATTATTAGAAGCTAAGTCAGAGGAAATGCGTATCTTGTACGTGGCCATGACACGAGCTCGTGAAAAATTGTTTATGACTCTTTCCGTTACATCCGTGGACAGCGCAATCGACAAATGGGTATCCGTCGGGTTTGCTCAATCAGATGAACCAGTTCCACCATTCATTCGCAGTAACGCAAATAGTTACTGGGAGTGGCTAGGCCCTGCTTGGCTACGATTGCCCGATTTTCAACAACTTGTGGGCATCCAAACGTCTAGCCTCAAACCGTTGCCTGGTAATTGGTCTTTTGAACTTCACACGATGGCGAGCGAGATGGAGGAACAGGATTTCACAGGAGAAGAAAACTCTTCCGATACAATCACCAGTCAAACGAATCATCAGCTCAAGGAGCAGTTTGACGCAACTTACGCTTATGAACTAGCTATTAAAAAAACAGCTAAACAAACAGTGTCGGAGTTAAAAAGGTTACAAACCTATGAAGCGAGTGAAGAGGATTACTTTGCTGTTTCCACTCTGCAAGTTAGTGATGATGAATGGGAGATCCCGTCATTCATGAATCAGGAAAAGAGTTTTTCAGCAACAACGAGAGGGACAGTGTACCATAGTGTCTTCCAACATCTCCCTTTAGATAAATCTTTCAACGTTGATGCCTATCTGAATACTCTTGTTGAGCGTGAAATCATTACAACTAATGAAAAAACTCTCATTGATCTTCAGCATATCGAAGCATTTCTTAAGAGTTCACTGAAAGAAGAGTTAGATGCTGCTAAACAAATTTATAGAGAGCAACCCTTTACTTTTGCGATGAAAGACGAAAGGGGAGACTACCAAATTGTACAAGGTGTCATTGATTTGTTCTTCGAGGATCAATCTGGACAATGGCATTTACTAGATTTTAAAACAGACGCTCTAAGTGCTTATCGCAAAGAGCCTGAACAAGCTTTTGCCAAATTAAAAGAACGCTATGCAGTGCAAATGAACCTTTATGCGCAAGCTCTGGAAGAAATTCTTGCTATCAAGCTGGCTTCCAGGCTCATCTATAGCGTTCCTTATCATCAAACAATAAAAATGTAG
- the addB gene encoding helicase-exonuclease AddAB subunit AddB, translating to MALRWITGRTGSGKTTAIMDEMITRTKQQPLGDPLFYLVPDQMSFTAEWHLARHQQQSGLIRSQVTTFKRLAWRVLQETGGITREEVNGVGYRMLIRSLLREQKDQFLLFNRAATKKGFTDQMESLLKEISRYNLTAASFEKSLQMLQEENAPIPLQQKAQDLLTISTELESRLGTQYIDGEGHLRLLVEQIPHSSLIAESEIYIDSFTAFTPIERAILEQLMIHAKHVHIALPLMDRNEAFDEDSLFHAPATTLLKLEEVAIQNAVEIVPSLHLTQQLRLQAPALRHIEQQFDQLRPSISEEAQGIRIVGATNPRVEVNFVANQIRELVFKKGYRFKEIAVVHRDPTQYEKLLTTIFAQLNIPHFSNEKRPMLDHPLIELSKALFEIHRTNYSYESMFRAIKTGLFFPVNEASSLWQNRMHRLENFVLERGIRGDRWRTDSWWRVKRIRGMEFFKGTQTDEEKALEAEQKATRDQILHLLDPFVEQLQQAITAEQVAQSIFSFMSAARVPQKLAYWQQQAEMASLQEEAVEHRQVWKEWVHVLEQFELMFRNQSLTIDDAAAILEEGLDQLSFSKIPPSLDQIVVGQADTARYLGIKALFVLGVNDGTFPKRVDHEGLLTDEDRAFLQQAGLELAPSTKERLREENYVLYKVLTTASEAVYVSYSLAGLDGKPLLPSTYIKRLQSLFTSHLTEQVSERDFYGDAPKYINHPRIALTGYALKRYAEQELDQPLSSYWQDVESYLKQDPYWQSVVDHVEKPLTKQPGTEKISRLAAEGIYSSVIKGSVSRVETYYSCPFKQFATYGLELRGRDVFKLEAPAMGDLFHAALKWISDYTTEHKIQWNELSRKQCNELSATAIAHIVPLFFNQLLLSTNRYHYITKKLTRIVASTMNALRQHSARSKFHPIAIEVGFGLGEQLPPLELPLSNNGRMELRGRIDRVDVAKIQDRNYIRVIDYKSSKKALDLNEVYHGLSLQLLTYLDVATHYSQQWLEEPAEPGGVLYVHLHEPTQQTAEELSQQKIEELQFKSYKMEGLVTSEWDVLEAMDNELTGHSDIVPVHVKKDGSFGVTSKILSSEELKKTGAFVRKRHRQAGGGMLAGDARVLPYKLRDKMPCDFCAYRSVCQFDPQDTRQPIRKLAVEKPAAIVEKINKEVDQE from the coding sequence ATGGCATTACGCTGGATCACTGGGCGAACAGGTAGCGGAAAGACCACAGCCATTATGGATGAAATGATTACTCGAACAAAACAACAGCCGCTTGGAGACCCTTTGTTTTACTTGGTACCGGACCAAATGTCATTTACAGCAGAATGGCACTTGGCACGACATCAACAGCAGAGTGGATTGATTAGAAGTCAGGTGACAACTTTTAAGCGGTTAGCATGGCGCGTTTTACAAGAAACAGGTGGTATTACACGTGAAGAGGTAAACGGCGTTGGCTATCGGATGTTAATACGCAGTTTATTGAGAGAACAAAAAGACCAGTTCCTATTATTTAATCGAGCTGCGACAAAAAAAGGATTTACGGATCAGATGGAGTCCTTGTTAAAAGAGATCAGCCGTTACAACCTTACTGCAGCTTCTTTTGAAAAGAGTTTGCAAATGCTTCAAGAAGAGAATGCCCCCATCCCACTTCAACAAAAAGCACAAGATCTGTTAACCATTTCAACAGAGCTCGAAAGTCGCTTAGGGACACAATACATTGACGGTGAAGGTCACCTTCGTCTATTAGTCGAGCAAATACCGCATTCTTCTTTGATTGCTGAGAGTGAAATTTATATCGATTCTTTTACAGCCTTCACACCGATCGAAAGAGCGATTTTAGAGCAACTTATGATTCATGCAAAACATGTACATATTGCTTTGCCATTAATGGACAGAAATGAAGCGTTTGATGAAGACAGTTTGTTTCATGCACCTGCCACTACATTGCTTAAGCTAGAAGAGGTAGCTATTCAAAATGCTGTGGAAATAGTGCCTTCACTTCACTTGACGCAACAATTGCGCTTACAAGCACCCGCACTGCGTCACATCGAACAACAATTTGACCAACTACGCCCCTCTATATCCGAAGAGGCTCAAGGGATACGAATTGTAGGAGCTACAAATCCCCGAGTAGAAGTTAACTTTGTGGCAAACCAGATTCGAGAATTAGTGTTTAAAAAAGGCTATCGGTTTAAAGAAATTGCAGTCGTCCATCGCGACCCTACTCAATATGAAAAGTTGCTAACTACTATATTTGCTCAATTAAACATTCCACACTTTAGTAATGAAAAACGTCCAATGCTCGACCATCCTTTGATTGAATTGAGCAAAGCTTTATTTGAGATTCATAGAACCAATTATTCGTATGAATCGATGTTCCGTGCCATCAAAACGGGCTTGTTTTTCCCAGTAAATGAAGCTTCTTCTCTTTGGCAAAATCGTATGCATCGATTGGAGAATTTTGTGTTAGAGCGTGGGATTAGAGGAGATCGCTGGAGAACAGATAGCTGGTGGCGTGTAAAGCGCATTCGGGGAATGGAATTTTTTAAAGGCACACAGACAGATGAAGAGAAAGCACTCGAGGCGGAACAAAAGGCCACAAGAGATCAAATCTTGCATTTACTTGATCCCTTTGTAGAACAATTACAGCAGGCTATTACGGCTGAACAAGTCGCACAAAGCATCTTTTCATTTATGTCAGCAGCCCGTGTTCCACAAAAGTTAGCGTATTGGCAGCAACAAGCTGAGATGGCTTCTCTACAAGAAGAGGCTGTAGAGCATCGACAAGTTTGGAAAGAGTGGGTACATGTTCTAGAGCAATTTGAATTGATGTTCCGTAACCAATCCCTAACAATAGACGATGCAGCAGCCATTTTGGAAGAAGGCTTGGATCAATTATCCTTCTCAAAAATACCGCCATCACTTGATCAAATAGTTGTAGGGCAGGCTGACACAGCAAGATACTTAGGCATCAAAGCTCTCTTTGTGTTAGGAGTCAACGATGGCACGTTTCCAAAGCGAGTAGACCATGAGGGGTTGTTAACGGATGAGGACAGGGCTTTTCTGCAACAAGCAGGTTTAGAGCTTGCCCCCTCTACGAAAGAACGATTAAGAGAAGAAAATTATGTACTTTATAAAGTGCTAACGACAGCAAGTGAAGCTGTCTATGTTAGTTACTCTTTAGCGGGTCTTGATGGCAAACCATTGCTTCCTTCTACTTACATTAAACGCCTGCAAAGCTTGTTTACGAGTCATTTGACCGAGCAAGTTTCCGAGCGAGATTTCTACGGAGATGCACCTAAGTATATCAATCATCCACGTATAGCATTAACAGGCTATGCTTTAAAAAGATATGCAGAGCAAGAGCTCGATCAACCGCTCTCAAGTTATTGGCAGGATGTAGAATCGTATTTGAAACAAGATCCTTATTGGCAGTCCGTGGTAGATCATGTTGAAAAGCCGTTAACAAAACAACCGGGAACGGAGAAAATTTCTCGACTAGCTGCTGAAGGAATTTATTCTTCGGTCATTAAAGGGAGTGTGTCTCGTGTTGAAACGTATTACAGCTGTCCTTTTAAACAATTTGCCACCTATGGGCTTGAATTGAGAGGAAGGGATGTATTCAAACTCGAAGCACCAGCAATGGGTGATTTATTCCATGCAGCGTTAAAATGGATTTCCGACTATACGACAGAACACAAAATTCAGTGGAATGAACTTTCTCGGAAACAGTGTAATGAGTTGAGTGCTACAGCGATTGCTCACATCGTTCCTCTCTTTTTTAATCAGTTACTACTTAGTACCAATCGCTATCACTATATTACGAAAAAGCTGACTCGAATCGTCGCTTCTACAATGAATGCACTTCGTCAACATTCAGCTCGATCTAAATTTCATCCCATCGCCATTGAAGTAGGATTTGGTTTAGGAGAACAATTGCCGCCCCTTGAGCTACCACTTTCAAACAATGGAAGGATGGAACTGAGAGGTCGAATCGACCGAGTCGATGTGGCAAAAATACAAGATCGAAATTATATACGCGTCATTGATTATAAATCTTCTAAAAAAGCGTTAGATCTTAATGAAGTTTATCATGGATTATCCCTACAATTATTGACGTATCTGGATGTGGCAACGCATTATTCACAGCAATGGCTTGAAGAACCTGCCGAACCAGGCGGTGTATTGTACGTCCACCTTCACGAACCTACTCAGCAAACAGCTGAAGAATTGTCGCAGCAAAAAATTGAAGAGCTGCAGTTCAAGTCGTATAAAATGGAGGGACTTGTCACATCTGAATGGGATGTTCTTGAAGCCATGGACAATGAATTAACTGGGCACTCGGATATCGTCCCTGTTCATGTGAAAAAAGACGGCTCTTTTGGAGTAACATCTAAAATACTTTCATCTGAAGAACTTAAAAAAACAGGCGCCTTTGTACGCAAACGCCATCGCCAAGCTGGCGGGGGAATGCTTGCAGGAGATGCAAGAGTGTTACCCTACAAATTACGTGACAAAATGCCGTGCGATTTTTGTGCTTATCGAAGCGTATGTCAATTTGACCCACAAGATACTCGTCAACCAATTCGGAAGCTTGCCGTTGAAAAGCCAGCAGCGATTGTTGAAAAAATCAATAAAGAGGTGGACCAAGAATGA
- the lepB gene encoding signal peptidase I, with product MKEWEDDLKEWAIALLIGATVILLVRSFIVTTYQIDGDSMLPTLHSGDQVVVSLISSIEPGDLVIVQYSDQKDIVKRVIGVPGDRIEFRANQIFVNSVVLEEPYIYEQDSNLEDMTIELEEDRYFVLGDNRERSLDSRDLGTFTTQQIIGEVKFIYYPFQHFSAIHY from the coding sequence ATGAAAGAGTGGGAAGATGACCTGAAAGAATGGGCAATTGCGTTACTAATTGGTGCAACGGTTATTCTTTTAGTGCGCTCTTTTATTGTGACGACCTATCAGATTGATGGAGACTCTATGTTGCCTACGTTACATTCTGGAGATCAGGTTGTGGTTTCATTAATCTCATCTATTGAGCCAGGAGACTTAGTGATAGTTCAGTATTCCGATCAAAAAGACATTGTGAAACGGGTTATAGGCGTACCAGGCGACAGAATAGAATTTCGTGCTAATCAAATCTTTGTCAATTCTGTCGTACTAGAGGAGCCCTATATATACGAGCAAGACTCTAATTTAGAAGATATGACGATAGAACTTGAAGAGGATCGCTATTTTGTATTAGGCGATAATCGAGAACGCAGTTTAGACAGTCGAGATTTAGGAACTTTTACAACACAACAGATAATTGGAGAAGTGAAATTTATCTATTATCCTTTTCAGCATTTCTCAGCCATTCATTATTAG
- a CDS encoding TVP38/TMEM64 family protein, which produces MGQFFTLETLEEIMSTYKTFGPFVGILLPMLEAFLPFLPLVVFIVANVTAYGLFLGFLLSWVGSVLGAYIVFLVVRKFGRARIIKFLTRHKRISRLIHWVERNGFGPLFLLLCFPFTPSAIVNLVAGLSNIRKSTYLTAVILGKFIMIFIISFIGADIRALVTEPIRTAIVAAVIVLLWAVGKYFERRLDKKVESDFREIAKQRASDAQHERVGR; this is translated from the coding sequence ATGGGACAATTTTTCACTCTTGAAACATTAGAAGAAATCATGAGTACATATAAAACGTTCGGGCCATTTGTGGGCATTCTACTGCCGATGCTTGAAGCGTTTCTTCCATTTTTACCGCTTGTCGTTTTTATCGTTGCAAATGTGACGGCATATGGCCTGTTCTTAGGATTTTTATTATCTTGGGTTGGATCTGTTCTAGGCGCTTATATCGTTTTCTTAGTGGTTCGAAAGTTTGGCCGTGCTCGCATTATCAAGTTTCTTACCCGTCATAAAAGGATTTCTCGATTAATCCATTGGGTAGAGCGCAATGGATTTGGTCCACTGTTCCTTCTACTATGTTTTCCTTTTACTCCATCTGCTATCGTCAATTTAGTAGCAGGACTGTCGAATATTCGAAAGTCCACCTATTTAACTGCTGTAATCCTCGGTAAATTTATTATGATTTTTATCATAAGCTTTATTGGTGCTGATATTCGTGCACTGGTTACAGAGCCTATACGTACAGCAATCGTAGCGGCTGTCATTGTTTTGTTGTGGGCTGTAGGAAAATATTTTGAACGTCGACTCGATAAAAAAGTGGAGTCTGACTTTAGAGAAATAGCAAAGCAGAGAGCGAGTGATGCTCAGCATGAAAGAGTGGGAAGATGA
- a CDS encoding CsbA family protein, which yields MNELSQATQLILAIFVPGALVVLFTRVTFNQWVALAITIALFTASVIAGYTREWLHYIVDAASMTVGFWYATRMMKKQTSQDETTLSK from the coding sequence ATGAATGAATTGAGTCAAGCTACGCAGTTAATCTTAGCAATTTTTGTCCCAGGTGCTTTAGTCGTGCTATTTACAAGGGTAACCTTTAATCAATGGGTCGCACTTGCCATAACGATTGCTTTGTTTACAGCGTCGGTAATAGCAGGGTACACTCGAGAATGGCTTCACTACATAGTCGATGCAGCATCTATGACCGTTGGTTTCTGGTACGCCACGCGCATGATGAAAAAACAAACTTCACAAGACGAAACGACGCTGTCTAAGTGA
- a CDS encoding PDZ domain-containing protein, with protein MDQQRIIEVLWNIGQFFVHPVFYLAIAAAIATGYFRVKKERKDFRTRLHYGWGEVSSIFKHSWLYSLIISCVLILIGVVIYPEFLVLLAAVALIALIVFQFQALSSAYLIPTAVGLWAVLHQLSYTIYLGPLTISATEFSVNTIWPLALLIGLLLIAEGLLVKKQGLDIVSPQLIRTERGGTAVQYKTKRVWLLPFLFLIPGDWFGEFNSIWPLIHFGETSFALVAFPFITGFQQLSKKEYPFITVPRRAREFILLGSTIAAVSLLGIVVPVIGVIAMVVAFAGRLYLDSANWRKQNTGHYAVAPISEGIQIAGVLSGSPAEKMGLRIGERIMKVNGQRVANEQELYEAIQINAAHCRLEVLDHNNELRLKQHVIFRHDHHRLGLMIARETL; from the coding sequence ATGGATCAGCAACGAATCATTGAAGTACTATGGAATATCGGACAATTCTTTGTTCATCCAGTTTTCTACTTAGCAATCGCAGCAGCAATCGCTACAGGATATTTTCGGGTCAAGAAAGAACGTAAAGATTTTCGAACGCGATTACACTATGGTTGGGGAGAAGTTAGCTCAATCTTTAAACACTCTTGGCTTTACTCACTAATTATTTCTTGTGTACTTATTTTAATTGGTGTAGTAATTTATCCAGAGTTTTTAGTGCTCTTAGCAGCAGTAGCGCTAATTGCACTTATTGTTTTTCAATTTCAAGCACTGTCGAGCGCCTATCTCATACCTACTGCTGTAGGATTATGGGCAGTTCTTCATCAATTATCGTATACAATTTATTTAGGTCCGTTAACGATTTCTGCTACAGAGTTTTCAGTAAACACTATTTGGCCGTTAGCACTTTTAATAGGGCTGCTACTTATTGCTGAAGGACTGCTTGTAAAAAAACAAGGTTTAGATATCGTTTCACCTCAATTAATCCGAACAGAACGTGGAGGCACAGCCGTTCAATACAAGACGAAACGTGTCTGGCTGCTGCCATTTCTATTCTTGATTCCTGGAGATTGGTTCGGTGAGTTCAATTCCATTTGGCCACTTATTCATTTTGGTGAAACTTCTTTTGCGCTTGTAGCGTTTCCTTTTATAACAGGGTTCCAACAACTTTCGAAAAAAGAGTATCCATTTATTACTGTTCCGAGACGAGCTCGTGAGTTTATTCTTCTTGGTAGCACCATCGCAGCAGTATCGCTACTCGGCATAGTGGTTCCTGTAATTGGAGTGATTGCTATGGTAGTAGCCTTTGCAGGACGCCTGTATCTCGATAGTGCGAATTGGCGCAAGCAAAACACGGGTCACTATGCAGTAGCTCCCATTTCTGAAGGGATTCAAATCGCAGGAGTTTTAAGCGGATCCCCGGCAGAGAAAATGGGGCTACGTATTGGTGAGAGAATCATGAAAGTGAACGGTCAACGTGTCGCTAATGAACAGGAACTCTATGAAGCCATTCAAATTAATGCAGCTCATTGTCGATTAGAAGTTTTGGATCACAACAATGAACTTCGCTTGAAACAACATGTCATATTCCGACATGATCATCATCGTTTAGGTCTGATGATTGCTAGGGAGACGCTATGA